A window of the Podarcis raffonei isolate rPodRaf1 chromosome 4, rPodRaf1.pri, whole genome shotgun sequence genome harbors these coding sequences:
- the LOC128412770 gene encoding uncharacterized protein LOC128412770 → MIKQNLKSYSWAVPCLLISICLAVYAGVGNAAKENRAISTHSPAASPTTVFHTHGMSLVSPSVSQSPSREKAKEGETVTLGCRFQSSHGSSLNNLTVKWYKEDEKGSRDLMENNITVLANYTRAFLTGELSEGDASLTIFNVTTSDHGTYFCQVTLSNGEVVTGGGTKLRIRRALGLFGIEESIGTIIGVVAAGIGGLLVLIVVLTPQLRKCLPCAKATSNQA, encoded by the exons ATGATCAAGCAGAATTTGAAATCCTACAGCTGGGCAGTGCCCTGTCTTCTGATTTCTATCTGTTTGG CTGTTTATGCTGGTGTTGGAAATGCAGCCAAGGAGAACAGAGCTATCTCAACCCATTCACCTGCCGCTTCCCCCACGACAGTGTTTCACACACACGGAATGAGTCTTGTGTCTCCATCTGTGTCCCAGAGTCCAAGCAGAGAAAAAGCCAAAGAGGGTGAAACGGTGACCCTTGGATGCCGGTTCCAAAGTTCCCATGGCTCATCTTTGAATAACCTAACAGTGAAATGGTACAAGGAGGATGAAAAAGGGTCGAGGGACCTAATGGAGAACAACATCACTGTATTGGCAAACTACACCAGAGCATTCCTGACAGGGGAGTTATCTGAAGGCGATGCATCTTTGACTATCTTCAATGTGACAACCAGCGATCATGGCACTTATTTCTGCCAGGTGACCCTTTCCAATGGAGAGGTGGTGACAGGAGGTGGCACAAAGCTCAGGATCCGCAGGGCGCTgg GATTGTTTGGCATAGAAGAATCCATTGGAACAATCATTGGCGTGGTGGCAGCTGGCATTGGAGGCTTGTTAGTTCTAATAGTAGTTTTAACTCCTCAGCTGAGGAAGTGCCTTCCATGTGCTAAAGCAACGTCAAACCAAG CATAA
- the LOC128412771 gene encoding phospholipase A2-like: MELRLVTLLLFQAVWNSVLGKNHSVHKRGLLELSGAIKCGTRRFPLAYLGYGCYCGPGGRGWPKDKTDWCCHEHDCCYGFAEEQGCNPIIRRYKWTCNDNTVVCDTMLDRCQKIICQCDREAAKCWRSAPFNRRYAFWPNFLCGHIYPVCSYGKCRH; this comes from the exons TTTGGAATAGTGTTCTTGGGAAGAACCATTCTGTACACAAAAGAGGCCTCCTTGAGTTATCTGGAGCCATAAAGTGTGGCACAAGACGATTTCCTTTGGCATATTTAGGTTATGGATGCTACTGCGGtccaggaggaagaggatggcCTAAGGACAAAACAGACTG GTGCTGTCATGAACATGACTGCTGTTATGGCTTCGCAGAGGAACAAGGCTGTAACCCCATAATACGTAGATATAAATGGACATGTAATGACAATACTGTGGTATGTG ATACAATGTTAGACAGATGTCAAAAAATCATATGCCAATGTGACAGAGAAGCAGCCAAGTGTTGGAGATCTGCCCCTTTTAACCGACGCTATGCCTTCTGGCCAAATTTTCTGTGCGGCCATATTTACCCTGTATGCAGTTATGGGAAATGTAGGCATTAA